In the Octopus sinensis linkage group LG17, ASM634580v1, whole genome shotgun sequence genome, one interval contains:
- the LOC115220797 gene encoding serine-rich adhesin for platelets isoform X1, translating into MALPSYKNPPTVSQSTPQRSGRGYSNSSQSASGGGCSSSSSSPFYFSGQGHPSFTPIRVGSKAITLIKRPTDKHLNDAKIPKPPKPPDKPLMPYMRYSRKVWDSVKGANPDLKLWEIGKIIGQMWRELSEKEKQEYMDEYEAEKIQYNEAMKAYHNSPGYQAWIAAKGRLKNIAETEDEEREKPRQQNTLPDKSNLNSSKNGYDGIIEKEVAGRGPRRVRQSKSDSPRISIQPADDEDDFDDGLSVKHIAHARYLRNHRLINEIFSETMVPDVRTVIMSTRMSVLRKQVSSLTNHQKKLESELKLIEDRHEAKKRKFIESSESFHEDLKKLCESKPQITDEVFANMLAKVKEELRQRHAQFLQQQQQAKTAAALHQQLPLSSSPQQPPSTPTPPVASSMSPATPGSSSAATPGPPDLDMQESEISMKPKDEEKCDTVEKMEIEESKSNVDSTSSDKPEPSEVTKEEEELETPVTPAAPAAVAAVLKTEEAEPLPEPKTPVSTSESTTPPAPSTTTEEPASAPPETPVDESDKIENPSQPPPQVTEEKAAVAPAAAAAIAPPAAAVAPPAEPVATETTVPEKEAVSEEKPPQTTEVPPDSSPSSVATPAPASAPAPALLENIAPEATTVSGDSEETTATSEKTPTPPPPSSSPAPALSASSTTTTTTTTSTTVDTTTPTTTPTTTTTPTTTAAATAAITTTTPTTATTAVTSTTAITTATTTTTAAATTTTTTTTDTPTTAPPVSAASEAPETKPDNPATSELDKVKQQTNLSVFTMKLQRRNFRAMMFLHYSKGKSAADSHEILYRLFQDLSPSYSTVKFWFGEFRRGKEDLEDDQRTSRPNTSILAENIEVIEAMLNSDKRLTPKEIEGTLSIGSGNVKWILQNHMHLKQHSCCWIPQTLNEMQKQARVEWCHYMLKKFENGGSPKVWDIVVEDQIWLYQYEPETKRQASVWVFPDEDPPLKLKRPRSVGKTMMATYFQRSGYLVTTSLTDREIVSAQWYVTKCLPQLFEAIKLKRPDSGLRGILLHHDDTRINTAAATLDLLAENHVQIISHPGSSPDLSPCDYFLFSKVKEKLRGIRFESPEEAVQALVNQMSQLSNFEWTQCFSNWFKRMKTCIDCEGDYFEKT; encoded by the exons AACGATGCCAAAATTCCCAAACCACCAAAACCTCCAGATAAGCCTCTTATGCCATATATGAGATACAGCCGTAAG GTATGGGACTCAGTAAAGGGAGCCAACCCAGACCTAAAATTATGGGAAATTGGTAAAATCATTGGACAGATGTGGCGGGAATTGTCCGAAAAAGAGAAACAGGAGTATATGGATGAATACGAAGCAGAGAag ATCCAGTACAACGAAGCAATGAAAGCCTACCACAATTCTCCCGGTTACCAGGCATGGATTGCTGCAAAGGGAAGACTCAAAAATATTG CCGAAACTGAAGATGAAGAACGAGAAAAACCTCGACAACAG AATACTTTGCCCGACAAAAGTAACTTGAATTCCAGTAAAAACGGTTATGATGGGATTATAGAGAAAGAAGTAGCTGGAAGGGGACCAAGACGAGTAAGA CAGTCCAAATCTGATTCACCCAGGATTAGCATACAACCTGCAGATGATGAAGATG attTTGATGATGGTCTTTCTGTGAAGCATATTGCCCATGCTCGTTATTTGAGGAACCACCGTCTCATTAATGAAATATTCAGTGAAACTATGGTTCCTGATGTTCGCACAGTTATTATGTCTACTCGGATGAGCGTCCTGCGGAAGCAAGTCTCTTCTTTAACCAACCATCAG AAAAAACTGGAATCTGAACTCAAGTTGATTGAAGATAGACATGAAGCAAAGAAGAGGAAATTCATAGAAAGCAGCGAATCTTTCCATGAAGATTTAAAGAAA CTGTGTGAAAGCAAACCACAGATCACAGATGAAGTATTTGCTAATATGCTTGCAAAGGTCAAGGAAGAGCTTCGTCAACGGCATGCACAGTTtctgcaacaacagcagcaggcaAAGACTGCTGCTGCTTTACATCAACAgttaccattgtcatcatcaccacagcaACCTCCGTCAACGCCAACACCCCCAGTTGCTTCCAGTATGTCACCTGCCACTCCTGGAAGTTCATCAGCAGCAACGCCTGGCCCACCAGATTTGGACATGCAGGAGAGTGAAATTTCAATGAAACCTAAAGACGAAGAAAAATGTGACACAGTTGAGaaaatggaaattgaagaatcaAAGAGCAATGTG GATTCTACATCAAGTGATAAACCCGAACCGTCTGAAGTGACTAAAGAAGAAGAGGAGTTAGAAACGCCAGTAACACCAGCAGCACCTGCTGCAGTTGCTGCAGTGTTGAAGACAGAAGAGGCTGAACCACTTCCAGAACCTAAGACTCCTGTTTCAACTTCAGAATCAACTACACCACCTGCG cCATCAACGACGACTGAAGAACCCGCATCAGCCCCTCCAGAAACTCCTGTAGATGAATCTGATAAAATTGAAAATCCTTCCCAGCCGCCGCCGCAGGTCACTGAG GAGAAAGCAGCAGTAgccccagcagcagcagcagcaatagccccaccagcagcagcagtagccccACCAGCAGAACCAGTTGCCACAGAGACTACAGTTCCTGAAAAAGAAGCTGTCAGTGAAGAAAAGCCACCTCAGACAACAGAAGTACCTCCTGATAGCAGTCCTTCTAGTGTTGCTACTCCCGCTCCTGCCTCTGCTCCCGCCCCTGCTCTGTTAGAGAATATTGCCCCTGAAGCTACTACTGTCAGTGGGGACAGTGAGGAGACGACAGCCACCAGTGAGAAGACACCTACTCCACCCCCTCCTTCATCATCGCCAGCTCCTGCCCTTTCAGCTtcctccaccactactactactacaaccacttctactactgttgatactactactcctactactactcctactactactactactcctactactactgctgctgctactgctgccatcaccaccactaccccaaccactgccaccactgctgtcacttctaccactgccatcactaccgccaccactaccactaccgccgctgccaccaccaccaccaccaccactacagacaCCCCTACCACTGCTCCTCCTGTTTCTGCTGCTTCTGAAGCTCCAGAAACCAAACCTGATAATCCAGCCACTTCAG AGCTTGACAAAGTTAAGCAGCAGACTAATCTTTCAGTATTCACCATGAAACTGCAGAGAAGAAATTTTCGAGCCATGATGTTCCTGCATTACTCGAAAGGGAAAAGTGCAGCTGACAGTCATGAAATTTTGTATCGATTATTTCAGGATTTAAGTCCCTCTTACAGTACAGTTAAATTCTGGTTTGGAGAATTTAGACGTGGTAAAGAAGATCTGGAAGATGACCAAAGAACTAGCCGCCCAAACACTTCAATACTCGCTGAAAATATTGAAGTTATAGAGGCAATGTTGAATAGTGATAAAAGATTGACACCTAAAGAAATAGAAGGTACCTTAAGCATTGGATCAGGAAATGTCAAATGGATTCTACAGAATCATATGCATTTAAAACAGCATAGTTGCTGTTGGATTCCACAAACTCTTAATGAAATGCAAAAGCAGGCTCGAGTGGAATGGTGTCATTATATgctgaaaaaatttgaaaatggaGGTTCTCCTAAGGTCTGGGATATTGTTGTAGAAGACCAGATTTGGCTTTATCAATATGAACCTGAAACAAAACGGCAGGCTTCTGTATGGGTCTTTCCAGATGAAGACCCGCCTTTAAAACTGAAAAGGCCTCGAAGTGTTGGGAAAACAATGATGGCAACTTATTTCCAAAGAAGTGGTTATTTAGTGACCACGTCTTTGACAGACAGGGAAATAGTCAGTGCACAGTGGTACGTGACCAAGTGTTTACCCCAGTTGTTTGAAGCAATCAAATTGAAGCGCCCAGACTCTGGTCTCCGGGGCATTCTCCTCCACCATGATGACACTCGTATCAATACTGCTGCAGCAACACTCGACTTGCTAGCTGAAAACCACGTGCAGATAATCTCTCACCCTGGCTCTAGCCCTGATCTGTCACCTTGTGATTATTTTTTGTTCTCCAAAGTGAAAGAAAAGCTGAGGGGCATTCGATTTGAGAGCCCTGAAGAAGCTGTCCAGGCACTGGTTAACCAAATGTCTCAACTGTCCAATTTTGAATGGACTCAGTGTTTTTCAAATTGGTTTAAAAGAATGAAAACTTGTATAGATTGTGAGGGGGATTATTTTGAAAAAACctga
- the LOC115220797 gene encoding serine-rich adhesin for platelets isoform X5, which translates to MALPSYKNPPTVSQSTPQRSGRGYSNSSQSASGGGCSSSSSSPFYFSGQGHPSFTPIRVGSKAITLIKRPTDKHLNDAKIPKPPKPPDKPLMPYMRYSRKNTLPDKSNLNSSKNGYDGIIEKEVAGRGPRRVRQSKSDSPRISIQPADDEDDFDDGLSVKHIAHARYLRNHRLINEIFSETMVPDVRTVIMSTRMSVLRKQVSSLTNHQKKLESELKLIEDRHEAKKRKFIESSESFHEDLKKLCESKPQITDEVFANMLAKVKEELRQRHAQFLQQQQQAKTAAALHQQLPLSSSPQQPPSTPTPPVASSMSPATPGSSSAATPGPPDLDMQESEISMKPKDEEKCDTVEKMEIEESKSNVDSTSSDKPEPSEVTKEEEELETPVTPAAPAAVAAVLKTEEAEPLPEPKTPVSTSESTTPPAPSTTTEEPASAPPETPVDESDKIENPSQPPPQVTEEKAAVAPAAAAAIAPPAAAVAPPAEPVATETTVPEKEAVSEEKPPQTTEVPPDSSPSSVATPAPASAPAPALLENIAPEATTVSGDSEETTATSEKTPTPPPPSSSPAPALSASSTTTTTTTTSTTVDTTTPTTTPTTTTTPTTTAAATAAITTTTPTTATTAVTSTTAITTATTTTTAAATTTTTTTTDTPTTAPPVSAASEAPETKPDNPATSELDKVKQQTNLSVFTMKLQRRNFRAMMFLHYSKGKSAADSHEILYRLFQDLSPSYSTVKFWFGEFRRGKEDLEDDQRTSRPNTSILAENIEVIEAMLNSDKRLTPKEIEGTLSIGSGNVKWILQNHMHLKQHSCCWIPQTLNEMQKQARVEWCHYMLKKFENGGSPKVWDIVVEDQIWLYQYEPETKRQASVWVFPDEDPPLKLKRPRSVGKTMMATYFQRSGYLVTTSLTDREIVSAQWYVTKCLPQLFEAIKLKRPDSGLRGILLHHDDTRINTAAATLDLLAENHVQIISHPGSSPDLSPCDYFLFSKVKEKLRGIRFESPEEAVQALVNQMSQLSNFEWTQCFSNWFKRMKTCIDCEGDYFEKT; encoded by the exons AACGATGCCAAAATTCCCAAACCACCAAAACCTCCAGATAAGCCTCTTATGCCATATATGAGATACAGCCGTAAG AATACTTTGCCCGACAAAAGTAACTTGAATTCCAGTAAAAACGGTTATGATGGGATTATAGAGAAAGAAGTAGCTGGAAGGGGACCAAGACGAGTAAGA CAGTCCAAATCTGATTCACCCAGGATTAGCATACAACCTGCAGATGATGAAGATG attTTGATGATGGTCTTTCTGTGAAGCATATTGCCCATGCTCGTTATTTGAGGAACCACCGTCTCATTAATGAAATATTCAGTGAAACTATGGTTCCTGATGTTCGCACAGTTATTATGTCTACTCGGATGAGCGTCCTGCGGAAGCAAGTCTCTTCTTTAACCAACCATCAG AAAAAACTGGAATCTGAACTCAAGTTGATTGAAGATAGACATGAAGCAAAGAAGAGGAAATTCATAGAAAGCAGCGAATCTTTCCATGAAGATTTAAAGAAA CTGTGTGAAAGCAAACCACAGATCACAGATGAAGTATTTGCTAATATGCTTGCAAAGGTCAAGGAAGAGCTTCGTCAACGGCATGCACAGTTtctgcaacaacagcagcaggcaAAGACTGCTGCTGCTTTACATCAACAgttaccattgtcatcatcaccacagcaACCTCCGTCAACGCCAACACCCCCAGTTGCTTCCAGTATGTCACCTGCCACTCCTGGAAGTTCATCAGCAGCAACGCCTGGCCCACCAGATTTGGACATGCAGGAGAGTGAAATTTCAATGAAACCTAAAGACGAAGAAAAATGTGACACAGTTGAGaaaatggaaattgaagaatcaAAGAGCAATGTG GATTCTACATCAAGTGATAAACCCGAACCGTCTGAAGTGACTAAAGAAGAAGAGGAGTTAGAAACGCCAGTAACACCAGCAGCACCTGCTGCAGTTGCTGCAGTGTTGAAGACAGAAGAGGCTGAACCACTTCCAGAACCTAAGACTCCTGTTTCAACTTCAGAATCAACTACACCACCTGCG cCATCAACGACGACTGAAGAACCCGCATCAGCCCCTCCAGAAACTCCTGTAGATGAATCTGATAAAATTGAAAATCCTTCCCAGCCGCCGCCGCAGGTCACTGAG GAGAAAGCAGCAGTAgccccagcagcagcagcagcaatagccccaccagcagcagcagtagccccACCAGCAGAACCAGTTGCCACAGAGACTACAGTTCCTGAAAAAGAAGCTGTCAGTGAAGAAAAGCCACCTCAGACAACAGAAGTACCTCCTGATAGCAGTCCTTCTAGTGTTGCTACTCCCGCTCCTGCCTCTGCTCCCGCCCCTGCTCTGTTAGAGAATATTGCCCCTGAAGCTACTACTGTCAGTGGGGACAGTGAGGAGACGACAGCCACCAGTGAGAAGACACCTACTCCACCCCCTCCTTCATCATCGCCAGCTCCTGCCCTTTCAGCTtcctccaccactactactactacaaccacttctactactgttgatactactactcctactactactcctactactactactactcctactactactgctgctgctactgctgccatcaccaccactaccccaaccactgccaccactgctgtcacttctaccactgccatcactaccgccaccactaccactaccgccgctgccaccaccaccaccaccaccactacagacaCCCCTACCACTGCTCCTCCTGTTTCTGCTGCTTCTGAAGCTCCAGAAACCAAACCTGATAATCCAGCCACTTCAG AGCTTGACAAAGTTAAGCAGCAGACTAATCTTTCAGTATTCACCATGAAACTGCAGAGAAGAAATTTTCGAGCCATGATGTTCCTGCATTACTCGAAAGGGAAAAGTGCAGCTGACAGTCATGAAATTTTGTATCGATTATTTCAGGATTTAAGTCCCTCTTACAGTACAGTTAAATTCTGGTTTGGAGAATTTAGACGTGGTAAAGAAGATCTGGAAGATGACCAAAGAACTAGCCGCCCAAACACTTCAATACTCGCTGAAAATATTGAAGTTATAGAGGCAATGTTGAATAGTGATAAAAGATTGACACCTAAAGAAATAGAAGGTACCTTAAGCATTGGATCAGGAAATGTCAAATGGATTCTACAGAATCATATGCATTTAAAACAGCATAGTTGCTGTTGGATTCCACAAACTCTTAATGAAATGCAAAAGCAGGCTCGAGTGGAATGGTGTCATTATATgctgaaaaaatttgaaaatggaGGTTCTCCTAAGGTCTGGGATATTGTTGTAGAAGACCAGATTTGGCTTTATCAATATGAACCTGAAACAAAACGGCAGGCTTCTGTATGGGTCTTTCCAGATGAAGACCCGCCTTTAAAACTGAAAAGGCCTCGAAGTGTTGGGAAAACAATGATGGCAACTTATTTCCAAAGAAGTGGTTATTTAGTGACCACGTCTTTGACAGACAGGGAAATAGTCAGTGCACAGTGGTACGTGACCAAGTGTTTACCCCAGTTGTTTGAAGCAATCAAATTGAAGCGCCCAGACTCTGGTCTCCGGGGCATTCTCCTCCACCATGATGACACTCGTATCAATACTGCTGCAGCAACACTCGACTTGCTAGCTGAAAACCACGTGCAGATAATCTCTCACCCTGGCTCTAGCCCTGATCTGTCACCTTGTGATTATTTTTTGTTCTCCAAAGTGAAAGAAAAGCTGAGGGGCATTCGATTTGAGAGCCCTGAAGAAGCTGTCCAGGCACTGGTTAACCAAATGTCTCAACTGTCCAATTTTGAATGGACTCAGTGTTTTTCAAATTGGTTTAAAAGAATGAAAACTTGTATAGATTGTGAGGGGGATTATTTTGAAAAAACctga
- the LOC115220797 gene encoding serine-rich adhesin for platelets isoform X3, translated as MALPSYKNPPTVSQSTPQRSGRGYSNSSQSASGGGCSSSSSSPFYFSGQGHPSFTPIRVGSKAITLIKRPTDKHLNDAKIPKPPKPPDKPLMPYMRYSRKIQYNEAMKAYHNSPGYQAWIAAKGRLKNIAETEDEEREKPRQQNTLPDKSNLNSSKNGYDGIIEKEVAGRGPRRVRQSKSDSPRISIQPADDEDDFDDGLSVKHIAHARYLRNHRLINEIFSETMVPDVRTVIMSTRMSVLRKQVSSLTNHQKKLESELKLIEDRHEAKKRKFIESSESFHEDLKKLCESKPQITDEVFANMLAKVKEELRQRHAQFLQQQQQAKTAAALHQQLPLSSSPQQPPSTPTPPVASSMSPATPGSSSAATPGPPDLDMQESEISMKPKDEEKCDTVEKMEIEESKSNVDSTSSDKPEPSEVTKEEEELETPVTPAAPAAVAAVLKTEEAEPLPEPKTPVSTSESTTPPAPSTTTEEPASAPPETPVDESDKIENPSQPPPQVTEEKAAVAPAAAAAIAPPAAAVAPPAEPVATETTVPEKEAVSEEKPPQTTEVPPDSSPSSVATPAPASAPAPALLENIAPEATTVSGDSEETTATSEKTPTPPPPSSSPAPALSASSTTTTTTTTSTTVDTTTPTTTPTTTTTPTTTAAATAAITTTTPTTATTAVTSTTAITTATTTTTAAATTTTTTTTDTPTTAPPVSAASEAPETKPDNPATSELDKVKQQTNLSVFTMKLQRRNFRAMMFLHYSKGKSAADSHEILYRLFQDLSPSYSTVKFWFGEFRRGKEDLEDDQRTSRPNTSILAENIEVIEAMLNSDKRLTPKEIEGTLSIGSGNVKWILQNHMHLKQHSCCWIPQTLNEMQKQARVEWCHYMLKKFENGGSPKVWDIVVEDQIWLYQYEPETKRQASVWVFPDEDPPLKLKRPRSVGKTMMATYFQRSGYLVTTSLTDREIVSAQWYVTKCLPQLFEAIKLKRPDSGLRGILLHHDDTRINTAAATLDLLAENHVQIISHPGSSPDLSPCDYFLFSKVKEKLRGIRFESPEEAVQALVNQMSQLSNFEWTQCFSNWFKRMKTCIDCEGDYFEKT; from the exons AACGATGCCAAAATTCCCAAACCACCAAAACCTCCAGATAAGCCTCTTATGCCATATATGAGATACAGCCGTAAG ATCCAGTACAACGAAGCAATGAAAGCCTACCACAATTCTCCCGGTTACCAGGCATGGATTGCTGCAAAGGGAAGACTCAAAAATATTG CCGAAACTGAAGATGAAGAACGAGAAAAACCTCGACAACAG AATACTTTGCCCGACAAAAGTAACTTGAATTCCAGTAAAAACGGTTATGATGGGATTATAGAGAAAGAAGTAGCTGGAAGGGGACCAAGACGAGTAAGA CAGTCCAAATCTGATTCACCCAGGATTAGCATACAACCTGCAGATGATGAAGATG attTTGATGATGGTCTTTCTGTGAAGCATATTGCCCATGCTCGTTATTTGAGGAACCACCGTCTCATTAATGAAATATTCAGTGAAACTATGGTTCCTGATGTTCGCACAGTTATTATGTCTACTCGGATGAGCGTCCTGCGGAAGCAAGTCTCTTCTTTAACCAACCATCAG AAAAAACTGGAATCTGAACTCAAGTTGATTGAAGATAGACATGAAGCAAAGAAGAGGAAATTCATAGAAAGCAGCGAATCTTTCCATGAAGATTTAAAGAAA CTGTGTGAAAGCAAACCACAGATCACAGATGAAGTATTTGCTAATATGCTTGCAAAGGTCAAGGAAGAGCTTCGTCAACGGCATGCACAGTTtctgcaacaacagcagcaggcaAAGACTGCTGCTGCTTTACATCAACAgttaccattgtcatcatcaccacagcaACCTCCGTCAACGCCAACACCCCCAGTTGCTTCCAGTATGTCACCTGCCACTCCTGGAAGTTCATCAGCAGCAACGCCTGGCCCACCAGATTTGGACATGCAGGAGAGTGAAATTTCAATGAAACCTAAAGACGAAGAAAAATGTGACACAGTTGAGaaaatggaaattgaagaatcaAAGAGCAATGTG GATTCTACATCAAGTGATAAACCCGAACCGTCTGAAGTGACTAAAGAAGAAGAGGAGTTAGAAACGCCAGTAACACCAGCAGCACCTGCTGCAGTTGCTGCAGTGTTGAAGACAGAAGAGGCTGAACCACTTCCAGAACCTAAGACTCCTGTTTCAACTTCAGAATCAACTACACCACCTGCG cCATCAACGACGACTGAAGAACCCGCATCAGCCCCTCCAGAAACTCCTGTAGATGAATCTGATAAAATTGAAAATCCTTCCCAGCCGCCGCCGCAGGTCACTGAG GAGAAAGCAGCAGTAgccccagcagcagcagcagcaatagccccaccagcagcagcagtagccccACCAGCAGAACCAGTTGCCACAGAGACTACAGTTCCTGAAAAAGAAGCTGTCAGTGAAGAAAAGCCACCTCAGACAACAGAAGTACCTCCTGATAGCAGTCCTTCTAGTGTTGCTACTCCCGCTCCTGCCTCTGCTCCCGCCCCTGCTCTGTTAGAGAATATTGCCCCTGAAGCTACTACTGTCAGTGGGGACAGTGAGGAGACGACAGCCACCAGTGAGAAGACACCTACTCCACCCCCTCCTTCATCATCGCCAGCTCCTGCCCTTTCAGCTtcctccaccactactactactacaaccacttctactactgttgatactactactcctactactactcctactactactactactcctactactactgctgctgctactgctgccatcaccaccactaccccaaccactgccaccactgctgtcacttctaccactgccatcactaccgccaccactaccactaccgccgctgccaccaccaccaccaccaccactacagacaCCCCTACCACTGCTCCTCCTGTTTCTGCTGCTTCTGAAGCTCCAGAAACCAAACCTGATAATCCAGCCACTTCAG AGCTTGACAAAGTTAAGCAGCAGACTAATCTTTCAGTATTCACCATGAAACTGCAGAGAAGAAATTTTCGAGCCATGATGTTCCTGCATTACTCGAAAGGGAAAAGTGCAGCTGACAGTCATGAAATTTTGTATCGATTATTTCAGGATTTAAGTCCCTCTTACAGTACAGTTAAATTCTGGTTTGGAGAATTTAGACGTGGTAAAGAAGATCTGGAAGATGACCAAAGAACTAGCCGCCCAAACACTTCAATACTCGCTGAAAATATTGAAGTTATAGAGGCAATGTTGAATAGTGATAAAAGATTGACACCTAAAGAAATAGAAGGTACCTTAAGCATTGGATCAGGAAATGTCAAATGGATTCTACAGAATCATATGCATTTAAAACAGCATAGTTGCTGTTGGATTCCACAAACTCTTAATGAAATGCAAAAGCAGGCTCGAGTGGAATGGTGTCATTATATgctgaaaaaatttgaaaatggaGGTTCTCCTAAGGTCTGGGATATTGTTGTAGAAGACCAGATTTGGCTTTATCAATATGAACCTGAAACAAAACGGCAGGCTTCTGTATGGGTCTTTCCAGATGAAGACCCGCCTTTAAAACTGAAAAGGCCTCGAAGTGTTGGGAAAACAATGATGGCAACTTATTTCCAAAGAAGTGGTTATTTAGTGACCACGTCTTTGACAGACAGGGAAATAGTCAGTGCACAGTGGTACGTGACCAAGTGTTTACCCCAGTTGTTTGAAGCAATCAAATTGAAGCGCCCAGACTCTGGTCTCCGGGGCATTCTCCTCCACCATGATGACACTCGTATCAATACTGCTGCAGCAACACTCGACTTGCTAGCTGAAAACCACGTGCAGATAATCTCTCACCCTGGCTCTAGCCCTGATCTGTCACCTTGTGATTATTTTTTGTTCTCCAAAGTGAAAGAAAAGCTGAGGGGCATTCGATTTGAGAGCCCTGAAGAAGCTGTCCAGGCACTGGTTAACCAAATGTCTCAACTGTCCAATTTTGAATGGACTCAGTGTTTTTCAAATTGGTTTAAAAGAATGAAAACTTGTATAGATTGTGAGGGGGATTATTTTGAAAAAACctga